One window of Leptospira barantonii genomic DNA carries:
- a CDS encoding class I SAM-dependent methyltransferase, which produces MDYIEPFEGERANKYENNIVTMIPFYSGISELVATLILRSVPSGTKILTAGCGTGADFRSLLKVAPDRYQITGVDPSADMIAIAQKNFPGAELICAPVSSLDPNRKFSAATLLLVLHFLPDDGAKLSLLKDISSRLEPGGMFILFDIHDSQSDMEIVFEELSLYLKEFQGWEEEALKTYVNRVKGLKRISNSRYEELFREAGFKSWKKIFQAYHVGGWQLFL; this is translated from the coding sequence ATGGATTATATAGAACCCTTCGAAGGTGAAAGAGCAAACAAATACGAAAACAATATCGTGACGATGATTCCGTTCTACTCCGGAATTTCCGAATTGGTTGCCACTTTGATTTTACGATCGGTTCCATCGGGAACGAAAATTCTCACGGCGGGTTGCGGGACGGGCGCGGACTTTCGTTCTCTACTCAAAGTCGCACCGGATCGTTATCAAATTACGGGCGTTGATCCTTCGGCCGATATGATCGCCATCGCTCAAAAAAATTTTCCGGGAGCCGAGTTGATCTGCGCTCCGGTTTCCTCCTTGGATCCAAATCGAAAATTTTCCGCGGCGACGTTATTGCTCGTTCTTCATTTTCTTCCCGACGACGGCGCGAAACTTTCTTTGTTAAAGGATATTTCTTCTCGGTTGGAGCCGGGAGGAATGTTCATTCTGTTTGATATTCACGATTCTCAATCCGATATGGAAATCGTATTCGAGGAACTTTCCCTGTATCTGAAAGAATTTCAGGGTTGGGAAGAAGAAGCTTTAAAAACATACGTGAATCGCGTCAAAGGTTTGAAAAGAATTTCGAATTCCCGTTACGAAGAATTGTTCCGAGAAGCGGGATTCAAAAGTTGGAAAAAGATTTTCCAAGCCTATCACGTGGGCGGATGGCAATTGTTTTTATAG
- a CDS encoding DUF819 family protein — protein MESVFSISQSILLTLFILLFPWLAIRLAQRFKVLGILGAVSLCYIAGIALGNLIPSSWISKQVPLTIADITIPLAIPLLLSSTDFRKGFGEAKQALFSFFLSAIAVTISSALAGYYYATAHPESIKIASMLSGMYTGGTPNLNAIGLALNANKETIALVNTIDVVFGGLYLLFLLTVGKKFFSLFLKKEEEKNVPIELVETAHEEQTPAWKRIILPNGIGLLLATLGFGVSVAFTFLIFSSLYAPSILLGITTWGIGISFHSKVRQLKTYEFGSYLILVFSVAIGFLADLEELKKDFGTVSLILVSILFGAIGIHLILGILFKIPVDTWIITSVSSIYGPAFVPPVVQAIRNKGVLVVGILTGLIGYALGNYLGIGIHSFLVGIGS, from the coding sequence ATGGAATCGGTATTTTCAATCTCTCAATCCATCCTTCTAACTCTATTTATTCTTTTATTTCCTTGGCTTGCGATCCGTTTGGCTCAAAGGTTTAAAGTTTTGGGAATCTTAGGCGCAGTATCCCTTTGTTATATCGCGGGAATCGCGCTTGGAAACTTGATTCCAAGTTCATGGATTTCGAAACAGGTTCCGTTGACGATCGCGGATATAACGATCCCGCTTGCGATTCCGTTGTTATTGAGTTCCACGGATTTTAGAAAAGGTTTCGGCGAAGCCAAACAGGCACTGTTTTCATTCTTCCTTTCGGCGATTGCCGTTACGATCTCTTCCGCGTTAGCCGGTTATTATTACGCTACCGCACATCCCGAATCCATAAAAATCGCGAGCATGCTTTCGGGAATGTATACCGGAGGAACTCCGAACCTAAACGCGATCGGGTTGGCTTTAAACGCGAACAAGGAAACGATCGCGCTCGTAAATACGATCGACGTCGTATTCGGCGGGCTTTATCTTCTTTTCCTTCTTACGGTTGGAAAAAAATTCTTTTCTTTGTTCTTAAAAAAGGAAGAAGAGAAAAACGTTCCGATCGAACTCGTCGAAACGGCGCACGAAGAACAAACACCGGCGTGGAAAAGGATCATTCTTCCCAATGGAATCGGATTGTTGTTGGCGACCTTGGGTTTCGGAGTTTCGGTCGCGTTTACGTTTTTGATTTTTTCTTCGTTGTATGCGCCTTCCATCCTTCTCGGAATCACCACTTGGGGAATCGGAATCTCGTTTCATTCCAAGGTAAGACAACTCAAAACCTACGAGTTCGGAAGTTATCTCATTTTGGTTTTTTCTGTTGCGATCGGATTTCTTGCGGATCTGGAAGAATTGAAAAAAGACTTCGGAACCGTATCGTTGATTTTAGTTTCGATTCTCTTTGGAGCGATTGGAATTCATCTTATCTTGGGAATTTTATTTAAAATCCCGGTAGATACATGGATCATCACATCGGTCTCAAGCATCTACGGACCTGCGTTCGTTCCGCCGGTCGTACAAGCGATTCGAAACAAAGGAGTTTTGGTGGTCGGCATTCTAACAGGATTGATCGGCTACGCGCTTGGAAATTATTTAGGAATCGGAATCCATTCTTTCTTGGTTGGAATCGGAAGTTAA
- a CDS encoding MarR family winged helix-turn-helix transcriptional regulator — MKSKKTEDHVDFILRQWSEERPDLDMTAMGTIGRIHRLSSIFFYNVHKEVFGSHGLAAPEFDVMAALLRSGKPYKKSPGELLSTLMITSGTMTNRIDRLESLGWVEREPDPNDRRGVLIGLTTEGKVVISKTLTDHVKSGHKMMSSLSEKEHLELSKLLKKLLIHFEE, encoded by the coding sequence ATGAAATCTAAAAAAACCGAAGACCACGTCGATTTTATTCTCCGTCAATGGTCGGAAGAACGACCGGATCTGGATATGACGGCAATGGGAACGATCGGAAGAATTCATCGTTTGTCTTCGATTTTCTTTTACAACGTGCATAAGGAAGTTTTTGGAAGTCACGGTTTGGCCGCGCCCGAGTTCGATGTTATGGCCGCGCTTCTTCGAAGCGGAAAACCGTATAAAAAATCTCCCGGAGAATTGCTTTCCACTTTGATGATCACTTCGGGAACGATGACGAATCGTATCGATCGTTTGGAATCGTTAGGTTGGGTTGAGCGCGAACCGGATCCGAATGATCGGAGAGGAGTTTTGATCGGACTTACGACGGAAGGAAAAGTTGTGATTTCAAAAACTCTTACGGATCATGTAAAGAGCGGACACAAAATGATGAGTTCTCTTTCCGAAAAAGAACATTTGGAACTTTCGAAACTTTTGAAAAAACTTCTGATTCATTTTGAGGAATGA
- a CDS encoding NADH:flavin oxidoreductase/NADH oxidase family protein yields the protein MSKSASPLSQSLKLPNGQVLLNRIAKASMEESLADDRFLPGKDMIGLYRRWGQGGAGLLLTGNAMVDPNALTGPGNVIVRDQGNLDSFKRWAEAGKSGGSKMWMQINHPGRQVFSFVSETPVAPSAVKVHIPGRMFEKVFGTPRALTEDEIKKIIDRFIQAAVVAEKSGFDGVEVHAAHGYLLNQFLSPLTNLRKDQWGGSLENRARILLEVVNGIRAYTKKEFGLGVKLNSADFQGGGFAEEDAIQVIRMLNKSKLDLLEISGGNYESPAMQGGESNGTKKREAYFLDFAKKARAVAEMPLMSTGGFRSKNVMEDAISSGAIDLVGIAAPFAFEPDCASKIISGDLDKLEVNIPSLSNPAFNSLSKMSAIRFQFKRLGNGKEPRIPRSLVGNLILDQIRGRRNAKKYKKFLTKFGITN from the coding sequence ATGTCAAAATCCGCCTCCCCCCTATCTCAATCCCTCAAATTGCCAAACGGACAAGTTCTGCTAAATAGAATCGCAAAAGCGTCCATGGAAGAAAGTCTCGCAGACGATCGTTTCCTCCCCGGAAAAGATATGATCGGTTTATACCGACGCTGGGGACAAGGCGGAGCGGGTTTGCTTTTGACCGGAAACGCGATGGTCGATCCGAACGCGTTGACCGGACCGGGAAACGTGATCGTTCGAGATCAGGGAAATTTGGATTCGTTCAAACGTTGGGCCGAAGCCGGAAAATCGGGCGGTTCCAAAATGTGGATGCAGATCAATCATCCCGGAAGACAGGTCTTCAGTTTTGTTTCGGAAACTCCCGTCGCTCCTTCCGCAGTTAAGGTTCATATTCCGGGAAGAATGTTCGAAAAAGTTTTCGGAACTCCACGCGCTCTCACCGAAGATGAAATCAAAAAAATCATAGATCGTTTTATACAAGCCGCGGTTGTCGCGGAAAAATCAGGCTTCGACGGCGTGGAAGTTCACGCGGCTCACGGTTATCTTTTGAATCAATTTCTTTCTCCTTTGACCAATCTTCGAAAGGATCAGTGGGGAGGTTCTTTGGAAAACAGAGCGCGAATTCTTCTCGAAGTGGTGAACGGAATCAGAGCTTACACAAAAAAAGAATTCGGTCTGGGAGTTAAGTTGAACTCCGCGGATTTTCAAGGCGGCGGTTTCGCGGAAGAAGACGCGATCCAAGTGATTCGAATGTTAAATAAATCTAAATTAGATCTTCTTGAAATATCGGGAGGAAACTACGAATCCCCCGCGATGCAAGGCGGAGAATCCAACGGAACCAAAAAACGGGAAGCCTACTTTTTGGATTTCGCAAAAAAAGCAAGAGCCGTCGCCGAAATGCCTTTGATGTCCACGGGTGGATTCCGTTCCAAAAACGTAATGGAAGACGCGATCTCTTCCGGCGCGATCGACTTGGTGGGAATTGCCGCTCCATTCGCGTTCGAACCCGATTGCGCTTCCAAAATTATTTCCGGAGATCTGGATAAGCTTGAAGTGAATATTCCGAGCCTTTCCAATCCCGCTTTCAACTCGCTTTCTAAGATGTCCGCGATTCGTTTTCAGTTTAAAAGACTCGGAAACGGAAAAGAACCGAGAATTCCAAGATCCTTAGTCGGAAACCTCATTCTGGATCAGATCCGAGGAAGAAGAAACGCGAAGAAATACAAAAAGTTTCTGACAAAATTCGGAATTACGAACTAA
- a CDS encoding alkene reductase produces the protein MTTESKASVDLFGSAKLGNLGLQNRIVMAPMTRSRAINNIPNSIMADYYSQRATAGLIVTEGTSPSPNGLGYARIPGVFSKEQADGWKLVTDAVHKKGAKIFVQLMHTGRVGTTANLPKNAELMGPSAVQLSGENWTDSNGMQPYSLPKEMSAQDIQNTIQEFVAASKNAIAAGFDGVELHGANGYLLEQFLNPNANKRTDSYGGSKENRNRFVIEVAQQVASAIGKEKTAIRLSPYGVFNETGAFEGIEEQYEALAGELNKIGLVYIHLVNHSAMGAPEVPQSVVQKIRNQFKNTLILSGGYDKKRAQADLENGNCDLVAFGRPFLANPDFVYRLKEDKTLADADQSTFYTPGEKGYSDYPSLN, from the coding sequence ATGACAACTGAATCAAAGGCATCTGTGGATTTATTCGGTTCCGCGAAACTGGGTAATCTGGGTCTTCAGAACCGAATCGTAATGGCCCCTATGACAAGATCCCGTGCGATCAACAATATCCCCAATTCGATCATGGCGGACTATTATTCTCAGAGAGCGACTGCGGGTTTGATCGTTACCGAAGGAACATCTCCTTCACCGAACGGTTTAGGCTACGCGAGAATTCCGGGAGTTTTCAGCAAGGAACAAGCCGACGGTTGGAAACTCGTAACCGATGCGGTTCATAAGAAGGGCGCAAAAATTTTCGTTCAGCTGATGCACACGGGTAGGGTCGGAACTACGGCCAATCTTCCAAAGAACGCCGAGCTCATGGGACCTTCCGCAGTTCAACTTTCGGGTGAGAACTGGACCGATTCGAACGGAATGCAACCTTATTCTTTGCCGAAAGAAATGAGCGCACAAGACATTCAAAACACGATTCAAGAATTCGTAGCCGCGTCCAAGAATGCGATCGCCGCAGGTTTTGACGGAGTGGAACTTCACGGAGCGAACGGATATCTTCTCGAACAATTTCTAAATCCGAACGCGAACAAAAGAACGGATTCTTACGGCGGTTCTAAAGAAAACCGAAATCGATTCGTGATCGAAGTGGCTCAACAAGTAGCGTCTGCGATCGGAAAAGAAAAAACTGCGATTCGTTTATCACCTTACGGAGTGTTTAACGAAACCGGAGCCTTTGAAGGAATCGAAGAACAATACGAAGCCCTTGCCGGAGAATTGAATAAAATCGGTTTGGTATATATTCATTTGGTAAATCACAGCGCGATGGGAGCTCCCGAAGTTCCACAAAGTGTGGTTCAAAAAATCAGAAACCAATTTAAGAATACTCTAATATTGAGCGGCGGTTACGATAAAAAAAGAGCACAGGCCGATCTCGAAAACGGAAATTGCGATCTGGTCGCTTTCGGAAGACCTTTCCTCGCGAATCCGGATTTCGTCTATCGTTTGAAAGAGGATAAAACTCTTGCGGACGCGGATCAAAGCACCTTTTATACACCCGGTGAAAAAGGATATTCCGATTACCCGAGCTTAAACTGA
- a CDS encoding S1C family serine protease, producing the protein MKYFISLSLILIFFSCSKSSVDIQDLNEESLTVSLHLQNRLNGLIDKVAPATVSIFPKGSTEGSSAIGSGFFVDGDGHILTCQHVIRGASEFIVQPARSGKRLKAKVVKEDANFDLALLESEIDENKNAFLPVPKLNVPKEGTMYLSFGSAYGLPDSISFGIVSFSQRAKVDPFHPEKGFVQLSLPIYPGMSGGAVVDIQGNLIGVQRFTYNTSGNSPVGPGFAIPVGHVSNFLESSAQLRENKVRAQRGIVEIPFVTPHLVEKLKLPYPLGMIVSYVQKDSPAEKSGIQRYDFITHVNSKKVNSSAEFYREIGSIQGEVSIRLYRSGREIDVKLSLWQ; encoded by the coding sequence ATGAAATATTTTATATCCTTATCTTTGATTTTAATCTTTTTTTCCTGTTCCAAAAGTTCGGTCGATATCCAGGATCTAAACGAGGAAAGTCTTACCGTTTCTTTGCATCTTCAAAATCGGTTGAACGGTTTGATCGACAAGGTCGCGCCCGCGACTGTCAGCATTTTTCCGAAAGGAAGTACGGAAGGGTCGAGTGCGATCGGTTCCGGTTTTTTTGTGGATGGCGACGGACATATTCTCACCTGTCAACACGTGATCCGAGGTGCGAGCGAGTTTATAGTTCAACCCGCGCGATCGGGAAAACGTCTCAAGGCAAAAGTCGTCAAGGAAGACGCAAATTTCGATCTCGCTCTTTTGGAATCCGAAATTGACGAAAATAAAAACGCGTTTCTTCCCGTTCCAAAGCTCAACGTTCCCAAAGAAGGAACGATGTATCTTTCCTTCGGATCCGCGTACGGATTGCCCGATTCGATTTCTTTCGGAATCGTTTCCTTTTCACAACGCGCAAAGGTGGATCCGTTTCATCCCGAAAAAGGTTTTGTTCAATTGAGTTTACCGATTTATCCGGGAATGTCCGGCGGCGCGGTCGTTGACATTCAAGGTAACCTAATCGGTGTTCAACGATTTACTTACAATACTTCGGGGAATTCTCCCGTAGGTCCGGGGTTTGCGATTCCGGTCGGACACGTTTCGAATTTTCTCGAATCTTCGGCACAGCTTAGGGAGAATAAAGTTCGCGCACAAAGAGGAATCGTTGAGATTCCATTTGTCACTCCGCATCTCGTAGAAAAATTAAAACTTCCTTATCCTTTGGGTATGATCGTAAGCTATGTTCAAAAAGATTCTCCCGCCGAAAAGTCAGGAATTCAAAGATACGATTTTATAACGCACGTAAATTCCAAGAAGGTGAATTCTTCCGCTGAGTTTTATCGGGAAATTGGTTCGATTCAAGGCGAAGTTTCGATTCGTTTGTATCGTTCCGGTCGAGAAATCGATGTTAAACTGTCTCTTTGGCAATAA
- a CDS encoding neutral/alkaline non-lysosomal ceramidase N-terminal domain-containing protein has translation MFYFRLVLTIPIFLFFTFGLVNCSDSTTYVIKNKKPSVVSNTKGLFAGASKVDITPPPGLPLAGYSMLANTEKGFRTKIYARVIYIRKDQHSPLVLIQTDLLSGSLLLHHKLAERLADKTDISLGGIVLSGTHTHSAPGNFYENNFYNEFAGNKPGFEKEWYEFLEDRIYNAVLEAYQSAKPARIATGKSNIWGLTRNRSIEAYAANQNSGIDEIKTEQIYEAVNPEMTMIRVDAKDKDGAFKPLAVYSTYSIHGTTVPSWNKVVNADVFAYPERELELKIKEEFKTDWEPLHAVSNATHGDNSPDYREDMQGFIESKRLGYEISRKSYELFQLLGKKLNSDVTYSYNSKEVDVYENPKMGEAELCSRPVAGTALTGGAEDGMTPVLFWLPFWGEGWPRYIFTGGCQGHKRTAGSFFQYIVLAKKNFPHRMILQSARIGDTALLAVPFEVTNESGRRFSNAVLEAEKLRTAKSKETITQTSVLSCTNGYFGYTTTPEEYSRQHYEGGHTIYGPATQPFLQAHLADLVKQMPSEGGKESFPDSWEFQLDTKRYMPEKKEAKGNRELKESPRLVLAEENSEKHWIFRYKDVNPSLIQFHQSLISIQYKEDKGEWKTLQQDGRTVNDSGTELDIRLQGNSSQGMSIYEVRWFNPEFHSKRKYRFTIAPRGAEKEFYSPEF, from the coding sequence ATTTTTTATTTCCGTTTGGTCCTTACGATTCCGATCTTTTTGTTTTTTACGTTCGGCCTCGTGAATTGTAGCGATTCGACGACCTATGTGATTAAGAATAAAAAACCTTCCGTCGTTTCGAACACGAAAGGACTTTTTGCAGGAGCTTCCAAGGTGGACATCACTCCTCCTCCGGGACTTCCTCTTGCCGGTTATTCCATGTTGGCGAATACGGAAAAAGGATTTAGGACCAAAATTTACGCAAGAGTCATCTATATTAGAAAAGATCAACATTCTCCCTTGGTGTTGATTCAAACGGATCTTCTTTCCGGTTCTCTTTTGTTACATCATAAACTCGCGGAAAGACTCGCCGATAAAACGGATATCAGTTTGGGTGGAATCGTTCTTTCGGGGACACATACGCACTCGGCGCCGGGAAATTTTTATGAAAATAATTTCTACAACGAGTTCGCCGGAAACAAACCGGGTTTCGAAAAAGAATGGTATGAATTTTTAGAAGATAGAATTTACAACGCGGTCTTGGAAGCGTATCAATCCGCAAAACCCGCGAGAATCGCAACAGGAAAATCTAATATTTGGGGATTGACCCGAAATCGCTCCATCGAAGCATACGCGGCCAATCAAAATTCGGGAATCGACGAAATCAAAACCGAACAAATTTACGAAGCCGTAAATCCGGAAATGACCATGATCCGAGTCGATGCAAAGGACAAGGACGGGGCCTTTAAACCTCTCGCGGTTTATTCCACGTATTCGATTCACGGTACGACGGTTCCGTCTTGGAATAAGGTGGTGAACGCGGACGTGTTCGCTTATCCCGAACGAGAACTCGAACTGAAAATTAAAGAAGAATTTAAGACCGATTGGGAACCTTTACACGCCGTTTCAAACGCGACACACGGGGACAATTCTCCCGATTACAGGGAAGACATGCAGGGTTTTATCGAATCCAAACGACTCGGTTATGAAATATCAAGAAAATCTTATGAACTCTTTCAGCTTCTCGGAAAAAAATTGAACTCGGACGTAACGTACTCTTACAACTCCAAAGAAGTGGACGTTTACGAAAATCCGAAGATGGGAGAAGCGGAACTTTGTAGCAGACCGGTTGCGGGTACCGCTTTGACCGGAGGAGCCGAGGATGGAATGACTCCCGTTTTATTCTGGCTTCCATTTTGGGGAGAAGGTTGGCCTCGTTATATTTTTACCGGGGGATGTCAGGGTCATAAACGAACCGCCGGTTCTTTCTTTCAATACATCGTATTAGCAAAAAAGAATTTTCCACATAGAATGATTCTCCAGTCCGCAAGAATCGGAGACACCGCGTTACTCGCCGTTCCTTTCGAAGTCACCAACGAATCCGGCCGAAGATTCTCAAATGCAGTGTTGGAAGCGGAAAAACTTCGGACCGCAAAAAGCAAGGAAACGATCACACAAACTTCGGTGTTGTCTTGTACGAACGGATATTTCGGTTATACCACAACTCCGGAAGAATATTCCAGACAACACTACGAAGGTGGACATACGATTTACGGACCGGCGACTCAACCGTTCTTACAAGCACATCTTGCGGATCTCGTAAAACAAATGCCTTCCGAAGGTGGAAAGGAAAGTTTTCCGGATTCATGGGAATTTCAACTCGATACAAAACGTTATATGCCCGAAAAGAAAGAAGCAAAAGGAAACAGAGAGTTGAAAGAATCTCCACGATTGGTTCTGGCGGAAGAGAATTCCGAAAAACATTGGATCTTTCGTTATAAGGACGTGAACCCTTCTTTGATTCAATTTCATCAGTCTTTGATTTCCATTCAATATAAGGAAGATAAGGGAGAATGGAAAACCTTACAACAAGACGGAAGAACTGTAAACGATAGCGGAACCGAGTTGGACATTCGATTGCAAGGAAATTCTTCGCAAGGAATGTCGATCTATGAAGTTCGTTGGTTTAATCCGGAGTTTCATTCAAAAAGAAAATACAGATTTACGATCGCACCGAGAGGCGCCGAGAAGGAATTTTATTCTCCCGAGTTTTAA
- a CDS encoding DUF4846 domain-containing protein, giving the protein MGKMIRFSFASKIGKRIVFVLILFGFYLFIGGCLEADPIPLKVNEIRLPPGAVRVRFPNGSFPEFVRNLPLKSEATLWTYKKQNIIRRYDMIAVVDLPLLFKDDLEQCADYSMRVWAEYHKQTNNLNRLYLFDYNGNRKRFSESGLSYQSFLRKAFASSNSYSLKKGGEKVEEKDLRPGDLFVQNETGGIGHVSVILDSAKGKNGENLFLVGFSFMPAQEMHIEKAPNEFGSAGWFTYGGFISHLNESYPYGTPVLRRFSER; this is encoded by the coding sequence ATGGGTAAAATGATTCGTTTTAGTTTCGCTTCAAAGATTGGAAAACGTATTGTCTTCGTTTTGATTCTCTTCGGTTTTTATCTTTTCATCGGCGGTTGTTTGGAAGCGGACCCGATTCCTTTGAAGGTGAACGAGATCCGCCTTCCTCCGGGCGCCGTGAGGGTTCGTTTCCCAAACGGTTCGTTTCCGGAATTCGTGCGGAATCTTCCCTTAAAGTCGGAAGCGACTCTTTGGACTTACAAAAAACAAAACATCATCAGACGTTATGATATGATTGCGGTCGTCGATTTGCCACTTTTGTTCAAGGACGATCTCGAACAATGCGCCGATTATTCCATGCGAGTTTGGGCGGAATACCACAAACAGACGAACAATTTAAACCGACTTTATCTTTTTGATTACAACGGAAATCGAAAACGATTTTCCGAAAGTGGACTTTCCTATCAGTCTTTTTTACGAAAGGCGTTTGCGTCCTCGAATTCTTACTCTTTAAAAAAAGGCGGCGAGAAAGTAGAAGAAAAGGATCTAAGACCGGGCGATCTTTTTGTCCAAAACGAAACCGGTGGAATCGGGCACGTTTCCGTGATTCTCGATTCCGCAAAAGGGAAGAATGGCGAGAATTTATTTCTGGTCGGTTTCAGCTTTATGCCCGCTCAGGAAATGCATATCGAAAAAGCTCCGAATGAATTCGGTTCCGCGGGTTGGTTCACTTACGGAGGATTTATATCCCATTTGAACGAATCCTATCCGTATGGAACTCCGGTTTTGAGAAGATTCTCCGAACGATAA
- a CDS encoding TetR/AcrR family transcriptional regulator: protein MISSEEWILAGLDLLYRKGEKFLTIDSLCKKLKLTKGSFYHHFKNREDFSQRMLMYWEKTFTDDIIVMAGSENSPKKKLKTLRALTFGLSKNAEKAIRAWAFRNSKVKKIQERVDRKRISFLKETYSELSENRRQAEKKARLAYAIFVGVEMILPELSEKEIGELYYLF, encoded by the coding sequence ATGATATCTTCCGAAGAATGGATTTTGGCGGGATTGGATCTTCTTTACCGCAAAGGGGAGAAGTTTCTGACCATAGATTCTTTATGCAAAAAATTGAAACTTACGAAAGGTTCTTTTTATCATCATTTTAAGAACCGCGAGGATTTTTCGCAGAGAATGTTGATGTATTGGGAAAAAACGTTCACGGACGATATCATCGTAATGGCCGGCTCGGAAAATTCTCCGAAGAAAAAATTGAAAACCCTGCGAGCTTTGACGTTCGGTTTGTCGAAAAACGCGGAAAAGGCGATTCGAGCTTGGGCGTTTCGAAATTCTAAGGTAAAAAAAATACAAGAGAGAGTCGATCGAAAGAGAATTTCTTTTTTAAAGGAAACGTATTCGGAACTTTCTGAAAACCGCAGGCAAGCGGAAAAAAAAGCGAGACTTGCCTATGCGATCTTTGTGGGAGTCGAGATGATTCTTCCCGAGTTGAGTGAAAAGGAAATCGGAGAACTCTATTACTTATTTTGA
- a CDS encoding TetR/AcrR family transcriptional regulator has product MSKTLGWKKLPEDVRRESILSAAMRCFFSKGFEKTSVQDIAETAGLTKGGIYFHFESKEEIRDTLIREFLNLDRFGFQDPEVVSLPPHLRMKEYLERLAKRLTIEGNCSPRLFAEATSSGGSMENEIVAFYDSLETVFAKTIQEGQDAGSIVSSMSPILIARTILAVFDGLQIQADISPEKRNLQVRGREVLNSFFKNLLLNFDPTCETKS; this is encoded by the coding sequence ATGTCCAAAACCCTCGGATGGAAAAAATTACCCGAAGACGTTCGCAGAGAATCGATTTTATCCGCGGCGATGCGTTGTTTTTTTTCGAAGGGTTTTGAAAAGACTTCGGTTCAAGATATCGCCGAAACCGCGGGTTTGACCAAGGGCGGAATCTACTTTCACTTTGAAAGTAAGGAAGAAATCCGTGATACTCTGATCCGAGAATTTTTGAATCTGGATCGATTCGGTTTTCAAGATCCGGAAGTTGTTTCTCTTCCGCCTCATCTAAGAATGAAGGAATATCTGGAACGTCTTGCGAAACGGCTGACCATCGAGGGAAATTGTTCTCCGCGTTTGTTTGCGGAAGCGACTTCGAGCGGTGGAAGTATGGAAAATGAAATCGTTGCCTTTTACGATTCTCTGGAAACCGTTTTTGCCAAGACGATTCAAGAAGGTCAAGATGCGGGAAGTATCGTGAGTTCCATGTCTCCGATTCTGATCGCAAGAACCATTCTCGCGGTGTTCGACGGTTTACAAATTCAAGCGGACATATCTCCCGAAAAAAGAAATCTTCAAGTTCGAGGTAGAGAAGTGTTGAATTCTTTTTTTAAGAATCTGCTTTTGAATTTCGATCCGACTTGTGAAACAAAATCTTAA
- a CDS encoding DUF4442 domain-containing protein, translating to MNLGQKLKFYFLNFYPPYFGAGIRYKKIGKGFNHFRLSMKLHWWNRNLVGTHFGGSLYSMCDPFYMLMLIENLGDEYIVWDKAATIRFIAPGLGKVYADFEISPEEVERIRNEADEKRKLDAFFQAKVYDEKTGKVVAELDKVVYVRRKERIKKEKNSK from the coding sequence ATGAACTTAGGACAAAAACTTAAATTTTATTTTTTAAATTTCTATCCACCCTACTTCGGCGCCGGAATCCGCTACAAAAAAATCGGCAAAGGGTTTAACCATTTTCGACTTTCGATGAAACTTCATTGGTGGAATCGAAATCTCGTCGGCACGCATTTCGGCGGTTCCTTGTATTCCATGTGCGATCCGTTTTATATGCTGATGCTGATCGAAAACTTAGGGGACGAATACATCGTTTGGGACAAGGCCGCGACGATTCGTTTTATCGCTCCCGGCCTCGGAAAGGTTTATGCGGATTTCGAAATTTCTCCCGAAGAAGTCGAAAGAATCCGAAACGAGGCGGATGAAAAAAGAAAGTTAGACGCTTTCTTCCAGGCGAAGGTATACGACGAAAAAACCGGAAAGGTCGTAGCCGAATTGGATAAGGTTGTGTATGTAAGAAGAAAGGAAAGGATCAAAAAGGAAAAGAACTCAAAATAA